The genomic region GACCTCGTCCTCGGGGATGAAGGACTCGGCGAAGCTCCAGCTCGTGGCGTTGATCGGCGTCGTCACGTCCTCAACCTACCGTGGCCGCGGCCCTGGCGGCGCCGGGCCGTGGGGGAGACGCGGGGAGGGGCGGGAACGGAACGGCCGATCCGTGCGTTCTGTGCAGGGAGCCCGCGAGAGGCCGCCGGCTCAGAGTTCTTTCAGCAACCACGCCTACGGTGAGAGGACGACCAGGTGCGCCGCTCGAAGGGGACCCTCATGAATGCAGGTGCGAACGGCGCCGGACCTGAGCGCGCGGTCTCGGCCGACGTGCCGAGCTGGGACGAGATCGTCGAGCAGCACTCCGACCGCGTCTACCGCCTGGCCTACCGCCTCACCGGCACCCGTCACGACGCCGAGGACCTCACCCAGGAGGTCTTCGTCCGGGTCTTCCGGTCCCTCTCGACCTACTCGCCGGGCACCTTCGAGGGCTGGCTGCACCGGATCACGACCAACCTCTTCCTCGACCAGGCACGCCGCAAGCAGCGGATCCGCTTCGACGCGCTCTCCGACGAGCGCGCGGCCCGGCTCACCAGCGCCTCCCCGGCGCCGGACGCGGCGTACGCCGACCAGCGCTTCGACGACGACGTCGAGCAGGCACTGGCCACCCTGCCCCCGGACTTCCGTGCGGCGGTGGTCCTGTGCGACGTCGAGGGACTGACCTACGAGGAGATCTCCGAGATCCTCGGTGCCAAGCTCGGCACCGTCCGCTCCCGGATCCACCGGGGCCGGACCATGCTGCGCACCGCCCTGGCCCACCGCGCGCCCAGCGCCGGCCGGCTGCGCTACTCCGGCCCGGCCGGGGCCGAGGGCGCCGTGCTCGCCGGCGGGGGCGCTCAGTGATCGGACACCTCGGCGGCGCTCGGGTCAGTGCGCTCCTCGACGGGCAGCTCGGGGCCGAGGAGACCGAGCGGGCCTGGGCGCACGTCCACCAGTGCCACGCGTGCCGCGACCAGGTGGAGCGCGAGGGCTGGGTCAAGACCCGGCTCGCCGGGCTCTCGTTCGGCGCGGACGCCGCGCCTGCCGGGCTCAAGGGATCACTCCTCGGGGCGGCGTCCGGCCTGCCCCCCGGGGACCTCGGCGCGCGGGCCGACGTCGGGCCCCGGTCCCGGGCGCGCACCGGGCTGGTCGCGATCGGCGGCGGCGCCATCGGCGCGGCCGTCGTCGGCGTGCTCGCCCTCGGTACGGCGCCCGCGGACGCGCCCGGTCTGGACCGGCGTGCCCCCGTCCCGCCGTCGTCGGTCACCCGCGTGACGCCGACCCCGACGCCCACCACGCCGTCGCCCACGCCGACCTCGCGGCACTCGGCGCTCACCCCGAGCCAGCGCTGAGCACCGACCGGAGCGGTCGGGACCGAGGCGAACGTGTAGAGCTGGGAGCGACTGGGATGATGGACACGTGAACGAGGAGCAGGACGCGCCCCACCCGGACGCCGAGTCGACCCAGCCGCTCGCGCCGACTCGGCCGGCCACCCCACCGGCCGGACCGCGCCCCGGTGACGCCTGGCTGCCGCCCGCCGGTCGGCCCGGACCGCAGCAGGGCCTGCCTCCGGGGCCGCCGCCCGGCGCCTGGGCCGGCTATCCGCCGCCCGGCACCCGGCCGCTCGCGCCGTACCCCCAGCCGACTCCCGGCCGGGCCCGGGTCGGCGGCTGGGTCTGGGCCAGCGTCCTGGCCCTCGCGCTCGTCGTCGGTGCGCTCGGCGGCGTCGCGGGCTCCCTGACCTGGGACCGGTTCGACGACGAGGGCGGTGAGCTGGTCAGCGAGGGGCTCAGCGGCGTCGACACCGTCGAGCTGCCGCCGCTGGACGTCGACGAGGGCAGCGTGGCGGCGGTCGCGCAGGAGCTGTTGCCCAGCACCGTCCAGATCCTGGCCGAGTTCGAGGGCCAGGACGGTGGCGCGACCGGGTCGGGCTTCGTGCTCGACAAGCAGGGACACGTCGTCACCAACAACCACGTCGTGGCCGAGGCCGCGGAGTCCGAGGGCGCGATCGAGGTCGTCGACCACGAGGGCAACCGGCACGAGGCCACGGTCGTGGGCCGCAGCCCGGTCTACGACCTCGCCGTGCTGCTCGCTCCCGACCTCGAGGACGCCCGCCCGGCGGCGCTCGGCGCCTCCGCCACCCTCCGCGTCGGCGACGGTGCGATCGCGATCGGATCGCCCCTGGGGCTCAGCTCGACGGTGACCTCGGGCATCGTCAGCGCGCTGCAGCGCCCGGTCAGCACCGGCGACTCCGCCAACGAGTCCTCCTACATCAACGCGGTCCAGACCGACGCCGCCATCAACCCCGGCAACTCCGGGGGGCCGCTGGTCAACCTGCGCGGCCAGGTCGTCGGCGTGAACTCCGCGATCGCCACCACCGGCGGCGGCGCGCTCGGCGGCGAGTCCGGCAACATCGGGGTGGGCTTCGCGATCCCGATCGAGCAGGTCCGGATCACCACCGACCAGATCCTGCGCACCGGCGAGGCGCGCTACCCGGTGATCGGCGCCCAGGTGCAGACCGGTGAGCGCGGAGGCGGCGGCGCCCGCATCGAGGAGGTCGCGTCCGGCACTCCCGCCGACGACAGCGGCCTGCGCAGCGGCGACGTGATCACCGCCGTCGAGGGCGGCCGGGTCACCGACGGCATCGCGCTGATCGTCTCGATCCGTTCCCACCAGCCGGGCGAGACCATCGAGTTCACGGTCCGGCGCGGCAGCAAGGAGCGCACGGTCGAGGTGACGCTGGACTCCGAGGTCGGCTGACCGGTCTCAGGGCTTCGGCAGCGCGTCGTCCCCGGAGTCTGCCCCGGAATCTGCATCGAGGAACGGGTGCTGGTCGACGAAGGTCCGGGTCTCGGTGTACATCCGCTGGATGAACTCCTCCAGCTGGGCCGCCTCGACCCGCCACTGGCCGCGCCCGCCGATCTTGATGGCCGGGAGCTCACCGCGCCGCACCAGCGCGTAGACCTGGGCGCTGGAGGTGTTCAGCACCTCCGCGACGTCGGCGAGGGTGAGGAAGCGGGGAGTGCCGGACATGGGGCCATCGTGACACCCGCGCCGCGCGCCCCGGCGCCGCCACTCGGCGACTGTGGACGATCGGGTGCGTGGCGGCCGCGCTGGTGGGCATGATGTCGCCGTGCCGAGGACACCGGTCCCGTCCCCGCCGCCGCAGGTGCCGCCCGCGGCGCGGACGCGTACGCCGGGATGGCGCGACCCGCGGCTGTGGGTCGGGCTCGCGATCGTGGCCGCCTCGGTCGTGGCCGGCGCCCGGCTGCTGGCCGCTGCCGACGACACCGTCACGGTCTGGGCCGTGGCCGCCGACATGGGTCAGGGCGACCTCGTCACCGACGAGGACCTGGTCGCCACCCGGGTGCGCTTCGCCGACGAGGGCGAGCTGGACCGCTACCTCGGCACCGACGAGGTCCTCGACGGCGACCTGCAGCTGACCCGCGGCGTCGGGGCGGGGGAGCTGCTGCCCCGCACCGCGCTCGGGCCGGCTGCGGACTCCGGGACGGTGCAGGTGCCGTTGGCGGTCGAGGCCGAGCAGGTCCCGCCGAGCGTCGCCGCCGGGTCGGTCGTCGACGTGCACGTCCTGCCCGCCGCCGGCGCACGCCCGCCCCTGGACGCCGGCCCCGGACCCGCCCTCGCGGCCGTGACAGTGGTCGAGGCGCCGGACCCGGCAGCCGGCCTCGGATCGTCCGGTCGCCGCCAGCTGGTGGTCGCGGTGCCGGAGGACGATGCCGCGGACTTCTTCGAGCTCGTCGGCGCCGCCGAGGGTGCCGCGCTGACCGTCGTCCGGCGGAGCTGACCGGTGCCCGGCTCGCCGGTCGTGGTGCTGGTGGTCGCCGCCGGCGCCGCGTGGGAGCAGCGCGCGATGCAGCTGCTCACCGACGCCGCCGGGGTGGTCGTCCTCAAGCGCTGCGTCGACGTCGACGACCTGATGGCCGCAGCGGCCGCGGGACAGGCCGACGTGGCGGTGGTCGGCATCGACGCCCCGGGCTTCGACGCCGCGGCCGTCGACCACCTGCGCGCCCACGGTGTGGAGCCGGTCGCGGTCGCCGCGACCGCGGTGCCCGGCGAGGCCGCCCGGCTGCACGCCTCCCGGATCGGGGTGGGCGCCCTGGTCACCGAGGCGACCCTGGACCGGCTGCCGGGCGCGGCCGTCTCGGTGGTCGCCGCGCCGCCCGCCGGTCCGCCCGCGGCGCCGGACGGCACGGCCCCGCCGGGCCCGGACGCGGAGCAGGCCGGCGAGGCCGGGCGGGTGATCGCCGTGTGGGGCCCGGCCGGCGCACCCGGCCGGACCACCGTCGCGATCGGGCTCGCCGCGGAGCTGTCCCGGCGGCGGATGCGCACCGTGCTGGTCGACGCCGACCCCCAGGCGCCCAGCGTCGCGCAGCAGCTCGGGGTGCTCGACGAGGTCTCCGGCGTGCTCGCCGCGGCCCGCCTAGCCGGGTCCGGGCGGCTCGAGGAGCGCTTCGCCTCGGTGCAGCGCGGTCTCGACCCCTGGCTGACGGTGGTGACCGGGCTCCCGCGGGCGGACCGCTGGACCGAGGTGCGGGCCGGTGCCGTCGAGCATCTGCTGGAGGTCGCCGCCGGGCAGGGGCACGTCGTCGTCGACACCGGCGCGTCCCTGGAGGACGACGCGGCGGGCGACCTCGGGGCTCGGGCCGGTCGGCATCGGCTGACCCTCGGAGCGCTCGCGGTGGCCGACGAGCTGGTCGTCGTCGGCTCGGCCGACCCGGTCGGGCTCGCACGGCTGGCCCGGGGCCTGGTTGAGCTGGCTGAGCTGGCCGATCGGGCGGGGTCCGCACCGGTGCGGGTCGTGGTCAACCGGATGCGGCCGACGCTGGGCTGGTCGGAGAAGGAGGTGGCCGCGATGGTCGCGGGATTCGCCCCGGCGGCGCCGCTGCACTTCCTGCCCGAGGACCGGGCGGCCGCGGACCGGGCCCTGGTCGCCGGGCGCACCCTGCCCGAGGTGGGGGACTCCCCGCTGGCCCGCGCGCTGGACGCGCTGGCGGCCGCCGTCGCCGGCCCCGGGGCCACCGCCGCACCGGCGACCGGACGCCGACGTCGTACCCGGCGGCGCTGACGGACGAGGGTGGCCCGGACGGGGCGTGGCGTCTGCCAGAATCCCTGCAGGCGGCGCGGGGCACCGGGGCGCCGCACCCACGAAAAGCATGAGGAGGCAGGCGGATGAGCCAGCGGTTGCGCGCCCGTGACCTGGCCCTGCTGGCGGCCGAGAGCCCCTCGACGCCGATGCACAACGCGACGGTGGAAATCTTCGAGCCGTCGGGCTCCGGCTTCGACCACGACCGCCTGGTGGCACTGATCTCCGAGCGGCTCTCGTTCGTCCCGCGCTACCGGCAGCGGATCCGGCCGGTGCCCGGACGGCTCGCCAACCCGGTCTGGGTCGACGACCCCGACTTCGACCTCGGCTACCACGTCCGCCGCTCGGCGCTGCCGGCTCCGGGCTCCATGAGCCAGCTGCGCGAGCTCGTCGCGCGGATCGTCTCGCGGCCGCTGGACCGCTCCCGCCCGCTGTGGGAGGTCTACTTCATCGAGGGCCTGGCCGACGGTCGGGTGGCGCTGCTGCACAAGGCGCACGGGGTCCTCGTGGACGGGCTGGACACCCTCGACCTGGGCCAGGTGCTGCTCGACACCACCCCCGAGGTCAAGACCCTGGGCGACGACGCCTGGCAGGCCCGGCGCCGTCCGTCCTCGACCGCGCTGGTGCGCGACGCCCTGCGGGACCTCACCTCCCAGCCGTCCGTGGTCGTGGACACCGCCCGCTCCCGGGTGGCCTCGACCTGGCGCGGGGCGGACGACGTGCTGCGCGGGGTCGGCCGGGTGACCAGCGGGTTCGCGGGCCGGCACACCGAGCGCCGCGACGCGATCAGCGGCACCCTGTCCCAGCAGCGTCGGGTCGACGGCGCGGTCACCAGCCTCGAGGACCACCGCCGGATCCGGGCGGCGCACGGCGGCACCGTCAACGACGTGGTGCTGGCGACGGTGACCGGCGCGCTGCGGGCCTGGCTGATGACCCGTGGCGAGTCGCTGACCGGGTTGCGGCACGTCCGCGCCCTCGCCCCGGTCTCGGTCATCGACGACGAGCTGGAGGCCACCTCGCTCGGCAGCCAGGTGGCCCCCCACTACGTCGAGCTGCCCGTGGGCGAGGCCAGCCCCGTGGTGCGCCTGCACCAGGTGTCCTACTCCTTCCGCGCCCACCGCGAGACCGGGCGCGGCGTCGCGGCCGACCGGCTCGCCGGGCTGGCCGGCTTCGCGCCGACGACCTTCCACGCCCTCGGGGCGCGGGTGGCCTTCGCCGAGCAGCAGCGGCGCGGCTTCCAGCTCGCCGTCACCAACGTCCCCGGGCCGCAGTCGCCGCTGTACGCCGCCGGCGCCCGGATGGTGACGACGTTCCCGGTGCCGGCGCTGCTGCCCGGCCACGCCATCGCCATCGGCGTCACGTCCTACGACGGGTCGGTCTATTACGGGCTCACCGCCGACCGGGACCTGGTGCCGGACGCCCACGTGCTGGCCGAGTGCTTCACCGAGGCCCTCGACGAGCTGCTGGACAGCGCTGTCGGCAGTCGGCAGCGCGCGCCCCGGGGGCGCCGGGCCGGTGCCAAGCCAGCCAGTGCCAAGTCGGCCGGCGCCAAGTCGGCCGGTGCGAAGTCGGCCAGCGCCAAGTCAGGCAGCGGAAAGCAGAGCCGCTCGTGACCAGCCGCGTCTACGTCCCGGCCACGCTCGCCGACCTGGCGGCCTACGTCGGATCCGGGTCGGTTCCGGCGAGCGCGGAGCGGTTCGAGGCACCGGACGAGACCGAGGAGGGCGAGTACGCCGCCCTCGCGGCAGCGGCCGAGGCGTCCGCGGCGCTGCTCGACGGGCCGGGCCGCCGGGTGGTCCTGGTCGGTGAGGTCGACGACCCCGACGCGGCGGTGCCGCTGCGCCGGGTGGTCGCCGTCCACGTCGACGCCGTCGAGGGCGCCGACCCCGACGACGACCTCGGCTGGTTCGCCACCCAGGAGATCCCGCACCTGCTCGACGGGTCCGCGTTCGGCTCCTGAGCGGCTTGTAACGCGATGTCCGATGCACTGGGCGCCCGCTGCAACGTGCGCCTAGTGGTGCGAACGTCGCGTTACAAGGGGTGGGCCGCCGACCCTTGGGCCCGGGCGTCCGGTCTGACAAGGTCGGGGGATGGACGCGATCTCGTTCCCGCCGACTCCCGTCAATGAGCCCACCCTGACCTACGCCCCCGGCAGCGCGGAGCGCGACGCGCTGGTGGCGGAGCTGGCCCGCCAGGAGGCGGGCACCCGTGAGCTGCCGGCGGTGATCGGTGGCGAGCGGGTCAGCGGCGGGTCCGGGTTCGAGGTCGTCCAGCCGCACGACCACGGGCACGTCCTCGGCGTCGCCCACGCCGCCACCCGGGACGACGCGGCCGCCGCGGTCGAGGCAGCCCGTGCGGCCGGGCCCCAGTGGCGGGCGCTGTCGATGGACGACCGGGCCGCGGTGCTGCTCCGGGCGGCGGACCTGCTGGCCGGGCCGTGGCGCCAGCGGCTCAACGCCGCGACCATGCTCGGCCAGTCCAAGACCGCGTTCCAGGCCGAGATCGACAGCGCCTGCGAGCTCATCGACTTCTGGCGCTTCAACGTGCACTACGCCAAGCAGATCCTCACCGACCAGCCGCTCGCGAACAGCCCGGGGGTGTGGAACCGCACCGACCACCGGCCGCTGGAGGGCTTCGTCTACGCGATCACGCCGTTCAACTTCACGGCGATCGCCGGCAACCTGCCGACCGCGCCGGCGCTGATGGGGAACACGGTGGTCTGGAAGCCCTCACCGACCCAGCAGCTCGCCGCCTCGCTGACCCTGGAGCTGCTCGAGGAGGCCGGCCTGCCGCCGGGCGTGATCAACATGCTGCCCGGGGACGGGATCGCGGTCTCCGAGGTGGCGCTGGCCAGCCCGGACCTGGCCGGCATCCACTTCACCGGGTCCACGCCGACCTTCCAGCACCTGTGGGGCGAGGTCGGCAGCCGGATCGGGTCCTACCGCGCCTATCCGCGGGTGGTCGGGGAGACCGGCGGCAAGGACTTCGTCGTGGCCCATCCCTCCGCCGACCCCGACGTGCTGCGCACCGCGCTGGTCCGGGGCTCCTTCGAGTTCCAGGGCCAGAAGTGCTCGGCGGCGTCGCGGGCCTACGTCCCCCGGTCGCTGTGGGCGCGGATCTGCGACGACCTGGTCGCCGAGGTCGAGTCGATAGCGGTCG from Nocardioides pantholopis harbors:
- a CDS encoding anti-sigma factor, producing MIGHLGGARVSALLDGQLGAEETERAWAHVHQCHACRDQVEREGWVKTRLAGLSFGADAAPAGLKGSLLGAASGLPPGDLGARADVGPRSRARTGLVAIGGGAIGAAVVGVLALGTAPADAPGLDRRAPVPPSSVTRVTPTPTPTTPSPTPTSRHSALTPSQR
- a CDS encoding AAA family ATPase, whose product is MPGSPVVVLVVAAGAAWEQRAMQLLTDAAGVVVLKRCVDVDDLMAAAAAGQADVAVVGIDAPGFDAAAVDHLRAHGVEPVAVAATAVPGEAARLHASRIGVGALVTEATLDRLPGAAVSVVAAPPAGPPAAPDGTAPPGPDAEQAGEAGRVIAVWGPAGAPGRTTVAIGLAAELSRRRMRTVLVDADPQAPSVAQQLGVLDEVSGVLAAARLAGSGRLEERFASVQRGLDPWLTVVTGLPRADRWTEVRAGAVEHLLEVAAGQGHVVVDTGASLEDDAAGDLGARAGRHRLTLGALAVADELVVVGSADPVGLARLARGLVELAELADRAGSAPVRVVVNRMRPTLGWSEKEVAAMVAGFAPAAPLHFLPEDRAAADRALVAGRTLPEVGDSPLARALDALAAAVAGPGATAAPATGRRRRTRRR
- a CDS encoding DUF6912 family protein encodes the protein MTSRVYVPATLADLAAYVGSGSVPASAERFEAPDETEEGEYAALAAAAEASAALLDGPGRRVVLVGEVDDPDAAVPLRRVVAVHVDAVEGADPDDDLGWFATQEIPHLLDGSAFGS
- a CDS encoding S1C family serine protease, which translates into the protein MNEEQDAPHPDAESTQPLAPTRPATPPAGPRPGDAWLPPAGRPGPQQGLPPGPPPGAWAGYPPPGTRPLAPYPQPTPGRARVGGWVWASVLALALVVGALGGVAGSLTWDRFDDEGGELVSEGLSGVDTVELPPLDVDEGSVAAVAQELLPSTVQILAEFEGQDGGATGSGFVLDKQGHVVTNNHVVAEAAESEGAIEVVDHEGNRHEATVVGRSPVYDLAVLLAPDLEDARPAALGASATLRVGDGAIAIGSPLGLSSTVTSGIVSALQRPVSTGDSANESSYINAVQTDAAINPGNSGGPLVNLRGQVVGVNSAIATTGGGALGGESGNIGVGFAIPIEQVRITTDQILRTGEARYPVIGAQVQTGERGGGGARIEEVASGTPADDSGLRSGDVITAVEGGRVTDGIALIVSIRSHQPGETIEFTVRRGSKERTVEVTLDSEVG
- a CDS encoding helix-turn-helix domain-containing protein; the protein is MSGTPRFLTLADVAEVLNTSSAQVYALVRRGELPAIKIGGRGQWRVEAAQLEEFIQRMYTETRTFVDQHPFLDADSGADSGDDALPKP
- a CDS encoding WS/DGAT/MGAT family O-acyltransferase yields the protein MSQRLRARDLALLAAESPSTPMHNATVEIFEPSGSGFDHDRLVALISERLSFVPRYRQRIRPVPGRLANPVWVDDPDFDLGYHVRRSALPAPGSMSQLRELVARIVSRPLDRSRPLWEVYFIEGLADGRVALLHKAHGVLVDGLDTLDLGQVLLDTTPEVKTLGDDAWQARRRPSSTALVRDALRDLTSQPSVVVDTARSRVASTWRGADDVLRGVGRVTSGFAGRHTERRDAISGTLSQQRRVDGAVTSLEDHRRIRAAHGGTVNDVVLATVTGALRAWLMTRGESLTGLRHVRALAPVSVIDDELEATSLGSQVAPHYVELPVGEASPVVRLHQVSYSFRAHRETGRGVAADRLAGLAGFAPTTFHALGARVAFAEQQRRGFQLAVTNVPGPQSPLYAAGARMVTTFPVPALLPGHAIAIGVTSYDGSVYYGLTADRDLVPDAHVLAECFTEALDELLDSAVGSRQRAPRGRRAGAKPASAKSAGAKSAGAKSASAKSGSGKQSRS
- the sigE gene encoding RNA polymerase sigma factor SigE; its protein translation is MNAGANGAGPERAVSADVPSWDEIVEQHSDRVYRLAYRLTGTRHDAEDLTQEVFVRVFRSLSTYSPGTFEGWLHRITTNLFLDQARRKQRIRFDALSDERAARLTSASPAPDAAYADQRFDDDVEQALATLPPDFRAAVVLCDVEGLTYEEISEILGAKLGTVRSRIHRGRTMLRTALAHRAPSAGRLRYSGPAGAEGAVLAGGGAQ
- the pruA gene encoding L-glutamate gamma-semialdehyde dehydrogenase, whose translation is MDAISFPPTPVNEPTLTYAPGSAERDALVAELARQEAGTRELPAVIGGERVSGGSGFEVVQPHDHGHVLGVAHAATRDDAAAAVEAARAAGPQWRALSMDDRAAVLLRAADLLAGPWRQRLNAATMLGQSKTAFQAEIDSACELIDFWRFNVHYAKQILTDQPLANSPGVWNRTDHRPLEGFVYAITPFNFTAIAGNLPTAPALMGNTVVWKPSPTQQLAASLTLELLEEAGLPPGVINMLPGDGIAVSEVALASPDLAGIHFTGSTPTFQHLWGEVGSRIGSYRAYPRVVGETGGKDFVVAHPSADPDVLRTALVRGSFEFQGQKCSAASRAYVPRSLWARICDDLVAEVESIAVGDVTDMTNFMGAVIDERAFAKHRTAIERAQASDTLEVIAGGQTDDSVGWFVRPTVVVGGDPTDEMFRTEYFGPILAVHVYEDADFERVVDQMESFAPYALTGAVIARDRRAIAWAMERLRFAAGNFYVNDKPTGAVVGQQPFGGGRASGTNDKAGAALNLLRWTSPRSIKETFVPPTDYRYPYQG